From a single Anas acuta chromosome 16, bAnaAcu1.1, whole genome shotgun sequence genomic region:
- the ACSS2 gene encoding acetyl-coenzyme A synthetase, cytoplasmic isoform X2, whose protein sequence is MVQPEEQARLYPPRPELLPAAHVPSLPHYERLYQRSVEEPQEFWGDIAKEFYWKRQHPGPFLKYNFDVTKGKIFIEWMKGATTNICYNLLDRNVGEKKLGNKVAFYWEGNEPGDSMKITYSELLHKVCQFANVLRDQGVKKGDRISIYLPMILELVIAMLACARIGALHSVVFAGFSANSLCERILDCGCSLLITADAFYRGDKLVNLKQIADEALQKCKDKGSPLKKVIVVKHMGREEIAADGTCSKSPPLKRLCQDVQTPWNPGMDMWWHELMNGASTECEPEWCDAEDKLFILYTSGSTGKPKGVLHTVGGYMLYAATSFKYVFDYQPEDVYWCTADIGWITGHSYLTYGPLANGATSVLFEGVPTYPDIGRMWSIVDKYKVTKFYTAPTAIRLLMKHGEEPVKKHSRKSLKVLGTVGEPINPEAWLWYYRVVGEERCPIVDTFWQTETGGHMLTSLPAATPMKPGSATFPFFGVVPAIVNESGEELEGEAEGYLVFKQPWPGIMRTLYGNHQQFETTYFKKFPGYYVTGDGCRRDKDGYYWITGRIDDMLNVSGHLLSTAEVESALLGHAAVSEAAVVSHPHPLKGECLYCFVTLKDGHEFSKNLADELKKQVREKIGPIATPDYIQYAPSLPKTRSGKITRRILRKIAQNDRDVGDISTLANPGIINHLFNSRCDTKL, encoded by the exons ATGGTGCAGCCCGAGGAGCAGGCCCGGCTCTACCCGCCGCGGCCCGAGCTGCTGCCGGCGGCTCACGTCCCCTCGCTGCCCCACTACGAGCGCCTCTACCAGCGCTCCGTGGAGGAGCCGCAGG AGTTCTGGGGCGACATCGCCAAGGAGTTCTACTGGAAGCGCCAGCACCCGGGGCCCTTCCTCAAGTACAACTTCGATGTGACCAAGGGGAAGATCTTCATCGAGTGGATGAAGGGGGCGACGACCAACATCTGCTACAACCTCCTGGATAGGAATGTCGGCGAGAAGAAGCTCGGCAACAAGGTCGCTTTTTACTG GGAAGGGAACGAGCCTGGGGATTCCATGAAAATCACCTACAGCGAGCTGCTGCACAAAGTCTGTCAGTTTGCCAATGTCCTCCGCGACCAAG GTGTGAAGAAAGGAGACAGAATTTCCATCTACCTGCCGATGATCCTGGAGCTGGTGATAGCCATGCTCGCCTGTGCCAGGATTGGGGCTCTTCACTCCGTTGTG TTTGCAGGTTTCTCAGCAAACTCTCTTTGTGAGCGGATTCTTGACTGCGGTTGTTCTCTCCTCATTACGGCAG ATGCCTTTTATCGAGGAGACAAGCTGGTCAACTTGAAGCAGATTGCAGACGAAGCCCTCCAGAAATGTAAAGACAA GGGCTCCCCGTTGAAAAAAGTCATTGTGGTGAAGCACATGGGCAGGGAGGAGATCGCAGCGGACGGGACGTGCAGCAAGTCTCCCCCTCTCAAAAGGCTGTGCCAGGACGTACAG ACCCCCTGGAACCCAGGCATGGACATGTGGTGGCACGAGCTGATGAACGGTGCCAGCACGGAGTGCGAGCCCGAGTGGTGTGACGCGGAGGACAAACTCTTCATCCTCTACACCAGCGGCTCCACGGGGAAACCCAAG GGCGTGCTGCACACCGTGGGCGGGTACATGCTTTATGCTGCCACCTCCTTCAAGTACGTCTTCGATTACCAGCCTGAGGACGTGTACTGGTGCACGGCTGACATCGGGTGGATAACGGGCCATTCCTACCTCACCTATGGACCCCTGGCCAACGGGGCCACCAGCGTGCTC TTTGAAGGTGTCCCCACCTACCCGGACATCGGGCGCATGTGGAGCATTGTTGACAAGTACAAGGTGACCAAGTTCTacacagcacccacagccaTCCGGCTGCTGATGAAGCACGGGGAGGAGCCCGTTAAAAA gcacagcaggaaGTCCCTGAAGGTGCTGGGGACCGTCGGGGAGCCCATCAACCCTGAAGCCTGGCTGTGGTACTACCGCGTGGTGGGAGAAGAGCGGTGTCCCATCGTGGACACGTTCTGGCAGACAGAGACG GGTGGCCACATGCTGACgtctctccctgctgccacccccatgaagccaggctctgct ACGTTCCCCTTCTTCGGCGTGGTCCCTGCCATTGTGAATGAGTCGGGGGAAGAgctggaaggagaagcagaaggcTACCTG GTATTTAAGCAGCCCTGGCCAGGAATAATGCGCACGCTGTACGGAAACCACCAGCAATTTGAAACCACCTACTTCAAGAAGTTCCCTGGGTACTACGTGACAGGCGACG GTTGCAGGAGAGATAAGGATGGTTATTACTGGATCACAGGGCGAATCGATGACATGTTGAATGTTTCTG GCCACCTGCTGAGCACCGCGGAGGTGGAGTCGGCCCTGCTCGGGCACGCTGCTGTCTCTGAGGCTGCGGTGGTCAGCCACCCGCACCCCCTGAAAGGGGAATGTCTCTACTGCTTCGTGACCCTGAAGGACGGCCACGAGTTCAGCAAGAACCTGGCAGACGAGCTGAAAAAACAAG tccGGGAAAAAATTGGACCGATAGCAACGCCGGATTACATCCAGTatgcccccagcctgcccaaAACCCGTTCAG GAAAGATCACCCGACGGATATTAAGGAAGATTGCCCAAAATGACAGAGACGTGGGGGACATCTCCACCTTGGCCAACCCAGGCATCATAAACCACCTTTTCAACAGCAGATGCGACACTAAACTGTAG
- the ACSS2 gene encoding acetyl-coenzyme A synthetase, cytoplasmic isoform X1 has translation MVQPEEQARLYPPRPELLPAAHVPSLPHYERLYQRSVEEPQEFWGDIAKEFYWKRQHPGPFLKYNFDVTKGKIFIEWMKGATTNICYNLLDRNVGEKKLGNKVAFYWEGNEPGDSMKITYSELLHKVCQFANVLRDQGVKKGDRISIYLPMILELVIAMLACARIGALHSVVFAGFSANSLCERILDCGCSLLITADAFYRGDKLVNLKQIADEALQKCKDKGSPLKKVIVVKHMGREEIAADGTCSKSPPLKRLCQDVQEKKAESPQRLHPKTPWNPGMDMWWHELMNGASTECEPEWCDAEDKLFILYTSGSTGKPKGVLHTVGGYMLYAATSFKYVFDYQPEDVYWCTADIGWITGHSYLTYGPLANGATSVLFEGVPTYPDIGRMWSIVDKYKVTKFYTAPTAIRLLMKHGEEPVKKHSRKSLKVLGTVGEPINPEAWLWYYRVVGEERCPIVDTFWQTETGGHMLTSLPAATPMKPGSATFPFFGVVPAIVNESGEELEGEAEGYLVFKQPWPGIMRTLYGNHQQFETTYFKKFPGYYVTGDGCRRDKDGYYWITGRIDDMLNVSGHLLSTAEVESALLGHAAVSEAAVVSHPHPLKGECLYCFVTLKDGHEFSKNLADELKKQVREKIGPIATPDYIQYAPSLPKTRSGKITRRILRKIAQNDRDVGDISTLANPGIINHLFNSRCDTKL, from the exons ATGGTGCAGCCCGAGGAGCAGGCCCGGCTCTACCCGCCGCGGCCCGAGCTGCTGCCGGCGGCTCACGTCCCCTCGCTGCCCCACTACGAGCGCCTCTACCAGCGCTCCGTGGAGGAGCCGCAGG AGTTCTGGGGCGACATCGCCAAGGAGTTCTACTGGAAGCGCCAGCACCCGGGGCCCTTCCTCAAGTACAACTTCGATGTGACCAAGGGGAAGATCTTCATCGAGTGGATGAAGGGGGCGACGACCAACATCTGCTACAACCTCCTGGATAGGAATGTCGGCGAGAAGAAGCTCGGCAACAAGGTCGCTTTTTACTG GGAAGGGAACGAGCCTGGGGATTCCATGAAAATCACCTACAGCGAGCTGCTGCACAAAGTCTGTCAGTTTGCCAATGTCCTCCGCGACCAAG GTGTGAAGAAAGGAGACAGAATTTCCATCTACCTGCCGATGATCCTGGAGCTGGTGATAGCCATGCTCGCCTGTGCCAGGATTGGGGCTCTTCACTCCGTTGTG TTTGCAGGTTTCTCAGCAAACTCTCTTTGTGAGCGGATTCTTGACTGCGGTTGTTCTCTCCTCATTACGGCAG ATGCCTTTTATCGAGGAGACAAGCTGGTCAACTTGAAGCAGATTGCAGACGAAGCCCTCCAGAAATGTAAAGACAA GGGCTCCCCGTTGAAAAAAGTCATTGTGGTGAAGCACATGGGCAGGGAGGAGATCGCAGCGGACGGGACGTGCAGCAAGTCTCCCCCTCTCAAAAGGCTGTGCCAGGACGTACAG gaaaaaaaggctgagagccCACAGAGACTCCATCCCAAG ACCCCCTGGAACCCAGGCATGGACATGTGGTGGCACGAGCTGATGAACGGTGCCAGCACGGAGTGCGAGCCCGAGTGGTGTGACGCGGAGGACAAACTCTTCATCCTCTACACCAGCGGCTCCACGGGGAAACCCAAG GGCGTGCTGCACACCGTGGGCGGGTACATGCTTTATGCTGCCACCTCCTTCAAGTACGTCTTCGATTACCAGCCTGAGGACGTGTACTGGTGCACGGCTGACATCGGGTGGATAACGGGCCATTCCTACCTCACCTATGGACCCCTGGCCAACGGGGCCACCAGCGTGCTC TTTGAAGGTGTCCCCACCTACCCGGACATCGGGCGCATGTGGAGCATTGTTGACAAGTACAAGGTGACCAAGTTCTacacagcacccacagccaTCCGGCTGCTGATGAAGCACGGGGAGGAGCCCGTTAAAAA gcacagcaggaaGTCCCTGAAGGTGCTGGGGACCGTCGGGGAGCCCATCAACCCTGAAGCCTGGCTGTGGTACTACCGCGTGGTGGGAGAAGAGCGGTGTCCCATCGTGGACACGTTCTGGCAGACAGAGACG GGTGGCCACATGCTGACgtctctccctgctgccacccccatgaagccaggctctgct ACGTTCCCCTTCTTCGGCGTGGTCCCTGCCATTGTGAATGAGTCGGGGGAAGAgctggaaggagaagcagaaggcTACCTG GTATTTAAGCAGCCCTGGCCAGGAATAATGCGCACGCTGTACGGAAACCACCAGCAATTTGAAACCACCTACTTCAAGAAGTTCCCTGGGTACTACGTGACAGGCGACG GTTGCAGGAGAGATAAGGATGGTTATTACTGGATCACAGGGCGAATCGATGACATGTTGAATGTTTCTG GCCACCTGCTGAGCACCGCGGAGGTGGAGTCGGCCCTGCTCGGGCACGCTGCTGTCTCTGAGGCTGCGGTGGTCAGCCACCCGCACCCCCTGAAAGGGGAATGTCTCTACTGCTTCGTGACCCTGAAGGACGGCCACGAGTTCAGCAAGAACCTGGCAGACGAGCTGAAAAAACAAG tccGGGAAAAAATTGGACCGATAGCAACGCCGGATTACATCCAGTatgcccccagcctgcccaaAACCCGTTCAG GAAAGATCACCCGACGGATATTAAGGAAGATTGCCCAAAATGACAGAGACGTGGGGGACATCTCCACCTTGGCCAACCCAGGCATCATAAACCACCTTTTCAACAGCAGATGCGACACTAAACTGTAG